One region of Catenuloplanes indicus genomic DNA includes:
- a CDS encoding DUF402 domain-containing protein → MGFAPGRLIMHRNVRHHRIGWVRPVRVVSDDERGLLVWLDRGTRVLNEVATDGRGLRAMPFSEWVGLDYRLDETVWQGPGVLKFMPPGEAHSVWWFRDDAGTFSGWYVNLEAPVLRWDDGAVAGVDMVDQDLDIVVAPDRTWRWKDEDEFAERLAFPDHYWVPDADAVWAEGKRVVERIEAGEFPFDGTWTDFAPDPAWTPGVPLPGWDRPVLERL, encoded by the coding sequence GTGGGATTCGCACCTGGCCGACTGATAATGCACCGGAACGTCCGTCACCACCGGATCGGCTGGGTACGCCCGGTGCGGGTAGTGAGCGACGACGAGCGCGGCCTGCTGGTCTGGCTGGACCGCGGCACCCGGGTGCTGAACGAGGTCGCGACGGATGGGCGCGGGCTGCGCGCGATGCCGTTCAGCGAGTGGGTCGGCCTGGACTACCGGCTGGACGAGACGGTCTGGCAGGGGCCGGGCGTGCTCAAGTTCATGCCGCCCGGCGAGGCGCACTCGGTCTGGTGGTTCCGGGACGACGCCGGGACGTTCAGCGGGTGGTACGTGAACCTGGAGGCCCCCGTGCTCCGCTGGGACGACGGCGCGGTGGCCGGTGTCGACATGGTCGACCAGGACCTGGACATCGTGGTCGCGCCGGACCGGACGTGGCGTTGGAAGGACGAGGACGAGTTCGCCGAGCGGCTGGCGTTCCCGGACCACTACTGGGTGCCGGACGCGGACGCGGTGTGGGCCGAGGGCAAGCGCGTGGTGGAGCGGATCGAAGCGGGCGAGTTCCCGTTCGACGGCACCTGGACCGACTTCGCGCCGGACCCGGCGTGGACTCCCGGCGTGCCGCTCCCCGGCTGGGACCGGCCGGTGCTTGAGCGCCTTTAA
- a CDS encoding NUDIX hydrolase, protein MVDFVPRRAARVLLVDEAGRVLLFRGVDPGRPGEPYWFTIGGGLDAGETPAQAAARELREEAGLDLPVAALGEPVHAEVTEFPFDGVWYRQEQEFFLVRSSGAEIDTSGFDEVERGSITSYRWWSPPELESATEPVHPADLVDVLRRVTAGA, encoded by the coding sequence ATGGTGGACTTCGTGCCGCGCCGGGCGGCTCGTGTGCTGCTGGTCGACGAGGCCGGGCGGGTGCTGCTGTTCCGGGGCGTCGACCCGGGGCGGCCGGGCGAGCCGTACTGGTTCACGATCGGCGGAGGCCTCGACGCAGGCGAGACACCGGCCCAGGCCGCCGCGCGCGAGCTGCGCGAGGAGGCCGGGCTGGACCTGCCGGTGGCCGCGCTGGGCGAGCCGGTGCACGCCGAGGTGACCGAGTTCCCGTTCGACGGCGTGTGGTACCGGCAGGAGCAGGAGTTCTTCCTGGTGCGCTCGTCCGGCGCCGAGATCGACACGAGCGGGTTCGACGAGGTCGAGCGGGGCAGCATCACGTCGTACCGGTGGTGGTCCCCGCCCGAGCTGGAGTCCGCGACCGAGCCGGTCCATCCCGCGGACCTCGTGGACGTGCTGCGGCGGGTGACCGCCGGTGCTTAG
- the lepB gene encoding signal peptidase I, whose protein sequence is MIDEQTDKPRSSFWKELPILLGVALLVAILVRTFVLQTFYIPSPSMEHTLNVYDRVLVNKLVYNFRDPARGEIIVFEAPEGWRSTPKGEDFIKRIIGVGGDRVMCCDAQGRLQVNGVSLDEPYIYSENGVQDPPASTEFDIVVPDGRLWVMGDHRSQSGDSLEHWTTSDGDMAKSTISEEAVVGRAFVLFWPFSRVDWLSAPETFEQVPSGSGG, encoded by the coding sequence GTGATCGACGAGCAGACCGACAAGCCACGCAGTTCGTTCTGGAAAGAACTCCCCATCCTCCTCGGTGTGGCGCTGCTTGTCGCCATCCTGGTGCGGACGTTCGTGCTCCAGACGTTCTACATCCCGTCCCCCTCCATGGAGCACACGCTCAACGTCTACGACCGGGTCCTGGTCAACAAGCTCGTGTACAACTTCCGCGACCCCGCGCGCGGCGAGATCATCGTGTTCGAGGCGCCGGAGGGCTGGCGCAGCACGCCCAAGGGCGAGGACTTCATCAAGCGCATCATCGGCGTCGGCGGCGACCGGGTCATGTGCTGCGACGCACAGGGGCGCCTCCAGGTCAACGGCGTCTCCCTCGACGAGCCGTACATCTACTCGGAGAACGGCGTCCAGGACCCGCCCGCCTCCACCGAGTTCGACATCGTGGTGCCGGACGGCCGGCTCTGGGTGATGGGCGACCACCGGTCGCAGTCCGGCGACTCACTGGAGCACTGGACCACGTCGGACGGCGACATGGCCAAGTCGACGATCTCCGAGGAAGCCGTCGTCGGGCGCGCGTTCGTGCTGTTCTGGCCGTTCTCCCGGGTCGACTGGCTGTCCGCGCCGGAGACGTTCGAGCAGGTACCGTCCGGCAGCGGCGGCTGA
- the rpsP gene encoding 30S ribosomal protein S16 has translation MAVKIRLLRMGKIRNPQYRIVVADSRTKRDGRAIEYVGIYQPKEHPSVIEVKSDRVQHWLSVGAQPSEAVQRILEKTGDWQKFKGLPAPPPLLVAEPKADRKAVYDAESQAAAGVTPAKSASKKAEPKATEAKAEESSDAGAGDAS, from the coding sequence GTGGCCGTAAAGATCCGGCTCCTGCGGATGGGCAAGATCCGCAACCCCCAGTACCGCATCGTCGTGGCCGACTCGCGGACCAAGCGCGACGGCCGGGCCATCGAGTACGTGGGCATCTACCAGCCGAAGGAGCACCCTTCGGTGATCGAGGTCAAGTCCGACCGGGTGCAGCACTGGCTGTCGGTCGGCGCGCAGCCGTCCGAGGCCGTGCAGCGCATCCTGGAGAAGACCGGCGACTGGCAGAAGTTCAAGGGTCTGCCGGCCCCGCCGCCGCTCCTGGTCGCGGAGCCGAAGGCGGACCGCAAGGCCGTCTACGACGCCGAGTCGCAGGCTGCCGCGGGCGTCACCCCGGCGAAGTCGGCCTCGAAGAAGGCCGAGCCGAAGGCCACCGAGGCCAAGGCCGAGGAGTCCTCCGATGCGGGCGCCGGCGACGCGAGCTGA
- a CDS encoding ribonuclease HII encodes MLSPPKTIVRREGGIYALERALQRRGFTLVAGADEAGRGACAGPLVAAAVVLPTGKRGEIDGLTDSKLLTAAARERIYAEVVKRALAYSVVVIPPTEVDARGLHVCNLAAMRRALASLAVRPEYVLTDGFAVDGLGVPGLAVWKGDQVAACVAAASVLAKVTRDRIMVELDAEFPAYGFADHKGYVTAEHNAALAQHGPCVEHRYSYANVAAASGRDGSPPRARRPVSAESDRPSVVSSGGTGAVLAGAEAMAQVAAGWSTVGVASEQQPRPPTWVGEDGQMKGGQR; translated from the coding sequence GTGCTTAGCCCGCCGAAGACGATCGTGCGGCGTGAGGGCGGCATCTATGCGCTGGAGCGTGCGCTGCAACGCCGCGGGTTCACGCTGGTCGCCGGCGCGGACGAGGCCGGGCGCGGTGCCTGCGCAGGCCCGCTGGTCGCGGCCGCGGTGGTGCTGCCGACCGGCAAGCGCGGCGAGATCGACGGCCTGACCGACTCGAAGCTGCTGACCGCGGCCGCGCGCGAGCGGATCTACGCGGAAGTGGTCAAGCGGGCACTCGCGTACTCGGTCGTGGTCATACCGCCCACCGAGGTGGATGCGCGCGGCCTGCATGTGTGTAACCTCGCGGCCATGCGCCGCGCGCTCGCCTCGCTCGCCGTCCGCCCCGAGTACGTCCTGACCGACGGCTTCGCGGTGGACGGTCTCGGCGTGCCCGGGCTCGCCGTGTGGAAGGGCGACCAGGTCGCCGCGTGCGTGGCGGCGGCGAGCGTGCTCGCCAAGGTCACCCGAGACCGGATCATGGTGGAGCTGGACGCCGAGTTCCCGGCCTACGGCTTCGCCGACCACAAGGGGTACGTGACCGCCGAGCACAACGCGGCACTGGCGCAACATGGCCCGTGCGTGGAGCATCGGTACTCGTACGCGAACGTGGCTGCCGCCTCCGGCCGCGACGGCAGCCCGCCCCGGGCCCGCCGCCCGGTCTCCGCGGAGTCCGATCGCCCGTCGGTCGTGTCGTCCGGCGGCACCGGTGCCGTGCTCGCGGGTGCCGAGGCGATGGCGCAAGTCGCCGCGGGCTGGAGTACCGTCGGCGTGGCATCGGAGCAGCAGCCACGACCGCCGACGTGGGTGGGGGAAGATGGCCAGATGAAGGGCGGACAACGATGA
- the rplS gene encoding 50S ribosomal protein L19, which translates to MNTLDALDAQSQRTDIPDFRAGDTLKVHARVVEGNRSRVQVFQGVVIRRHGAGLRETFTIRKVSFGVGVERTYPLNSPAIDRLEVITRGDVRRAKLYYLRELRGKAAKIKEKREAVTR; encoded by the coding sequence ATGAACACGCTCGACGCACTGGACGCCCAGTCGCAGCGGACCGACATCCCGGACTTCCGCGCCGGTGACACCCTGAAGGTGCACGCGCGCGTCGTCGAGGGCAACCGCTCCCGTGTCCAGGTCTTCCAGGGTGTCGTCATCCGGCGCCACGGTGCCGGCCTGCGCGAGACCTTCACCATCCGGAAGGTGAGCTTCGGCGTCGGCGTCGAGCGCACCTACCCGCTGAACAGCCCCGCGATCGACCGCCTCGAGGTCATCACCCGCGGTGACGTTCGCCGGGCGAAGCTGTACTACCTCCGTGAGCTCCGCGGCAAGGCCGCGAAGATCAAGGAGAAGCGCGAGGCGGTCACCCGCTGA
- the lepB gene encoding signal peptidase I, translating into MALWLELPILLVVAFCLAVLIRTFLVQAFYIPSGSMENTLLVGDRVLVNKVVYDVRTPERGEVVVFRGTDRWAPEHTDDTSGLTFMTRLSRTIGDLVGVGRPGEKDFIKRVIGVGGDTVSCCDEQGRILVNGTPIDEPYIFEDSPLDDTVGDGNDCRSRRFQEIVIPEGQIFVMGDHRSVSQDARCQGPVPVENVVGQAFVIVWPRDSWAGIPVPEVWDDVPASSAAPQDTTPDTQGGFVLTVPLLASLALKARSRSRFSAGRRRLPS; encoded by the coding sequence ATGGCGCTCTGGCTGGAGCTGCCGATCCTGCTGGTGGTCGCGTTCTGCCTGGCCGTGCTGATCCGCACGTTCCTGGTGCAGGCGTTCTACATCCCGTCCGGGTCGATGGAGAACACACTGCTCGTCGGCGACCGGGTGCTGGTCAACAAGGTCGTCTACGACGTGCGTACGCCGGAGCGCGGCGAGGTCGTGGTCTTCCGCGGCACCGACCGGTGGGCGCCGGAGCACACCGACGACACGTCCGGCCTGACGTTCATGACCAGGCTCAGCCGTACGATCGGCGACCTGGTCGGCGTCGGCCGGCCCGGCGAGAAGGACTTCATCAAACGGGTGATCGGCGTCGGCGGCGACACCGTCTCGTGCTGCGACGAGCAGGGCCGCATCCTGGTCAACGGCACACCGATCGACGAGCCGTACATCTTCGAGGACTCGCCGCTGGACGACACGGTCGGCGACGGCAACGACTGCCGCTCCCGCCGCTTCCAGGAGATCGTCATCCCGGAGGGCCAGATCTTCGTGATGGGCGATCACCGCTCGGTCTCCCAGGACGCCCGCTGCCAGGGCCCGGTCCCGGTGGAGAACGTGGTCGGCCAGGCGTTCGTGATCGTCTGGCCCCGGGACAGCTGGGCTGGGATTCCCGTGCCGGAGGTGTGGGACGACGTGCCGGCCTCCTCCGCCGCGCCTCAGGACACGACGCCTGACACTCAAGGAGGATTCGTGCTCACTGTCCCCTTGTTGGCATCTCTGGCGCTAAAGGCGCGTTCCCGGTCTCGGTTCTCAGCCGGTCGTCGTAGGCTGCCTTCGTGA
- the proS gene encoding proline--tRNA ligase gives MARVLTPRAEDFPRWYQDLIAKAQLADNGPVRGTMVIRPTAYAIWERIQSEMDARIKDAGAENAYFPLFIPENYLTREAEHVEGFSPELAVVTHGGGKQLAEPVVVRPTSETVIGEFMAKWIDSYRDLPLLLNQWANVVRWEMRPRVFLRTSEFLWQEGHTAHATEQDARAYAKKILHEAYEDLMVKVLAMPVLVGRKTDRERFAGATNTYCLEGMMGDGKALQMGTSHELGQNFAKAFDIAFSAQSGAREHAWTTSWGTSTRMVGGLIMCHGDDSGLRVPPVLAPIQAHVMIVKDGEGVAVAAAKIKDDLKAAGVRVGFDDRVDTPFGRRAVDAELKGYPIRIEIGPRDLANGNVTVARRFDGSKSSVPLAGVVDAVTAALTGDQQALFDQALAHREANTHEVKTLGEAIEASATGWARVPWSAVGVEGEAEANKSAVTVRCLIRADGSVPESETEPDLIAVLGRSY, from the coding sequence ATGGCTCGTGTGCTGACTCCCCGGGCGGAGGATTTTCCCCGCTGGTACCAGGATCTGATCGCCAAGGCGCAGCTGGCCGACAACGGGCCGGTGCGCGGGACGATGGTGATCCGGCCGACGGCGTATGCGATCTGGGAGCGGATCCAGTCCGAGATGGATGCGCGGATCAAGGACGCGGGCGCGGAGAACGCGTATTTCCCGCTGTTCATCCCGGAGAACTACCTGACCCGGGAGGCGGAGCACGTCGAGGGTTTCTCGCCGGAGCTGGCGGTGGTCACGCACGGTGGCGGCAAGCAGCTCGCGGAGCCGGTCGTGGTGCGGCCGACCAGTGAGACCGTGATCGGCGAGTTCATGGCGAAGTGGATCGACTCGTACCGGGATCTGCCGCTGCTGCTGAACCAGTGGGCGAACGTGGTCCGGTGGGAAATGCGGCCCCGTGTCTTCCTGCGGACGAGTGAGTTCCTCTGGCAGGAAGGCCACACCGCGCACGCGACCGAGCAGGACGCGCGGGCCTACGCGAAGAAGATCCTGCACGAGGCGTACGAGGACCTGATGGTCAAGGTGCTCGCCATGCCGGTGCTCGTCGGGCGCAAGACGGACCGCGAGCGGTTCGCCGGTGCGACCAACACCTACTGCCTCGAGGGCATGATGGGTGACGGCAAGGCGCTGCAGATGGGCACCTCGCACGAGCTGGGGCAGAACTTCGCGAAGGCGTTCGACATCGCGTTCTCGGCGCAGAGCGGCGCGCGCGAGCACGCCTGGACCACGTCCTGGGGCACCTCGACGCGGATGGTCGGCGGCCTGATCATGTGCCACGGCGACGACAGCGGGCTGCGGGTGCCGCCGGTGCTGGCGCCGATCCAGGCGCACGTGATGATCGTCAAGGACGGGGAAGGCGTCGCCGTCGCGGCCGCGAAGATCAAGGACGATCTCAAGGCCGCGGGGGTACGGGTCGGCTTCGACGATCGGGTCGACACCCCGTTCGGGCGGCGTGCGGTGGACGCGGAGCTGAAGGGCTACCCGATCCGGATCGAGATCGGGCCGCGGGATCTCGCCAACGGGAATGTCACGGTGGCCCGGCGGTTCGACGGCAGCAAGTCGAGCGTGCCGCTGGCCGGCGTGGTCGACGCGGTGACCGCGGCGCTGACCGGCGACCAGCAGGCGCTCTTCGACCAGGCGCTGGCGCACCGTGAGGCGAACACGCACGAGGTCAAGACGCTGGGTGAGGCGATCGAGGCGTCGGCCACCGGCTGGGCGCGCGTGCCGTGGTCCGCGGTCGGCGTCGAGGGCGAGGCCGAGGCGAACAAGTCCGCGGTGACCGTGCGCTGCCTGATCCGCGCGGACGGCTCGGTGCCGGAGTCGGAGACCGAGCCGGACCTGATCGCGGTGCTCGGGCGTTCGTACTGA
- a CDS encoding RNA-binding protein produces the protein MRAPATRADGALRPALEHLVKGIVDHPDDVRVRLVDSRRGKRLEVRVHPEDLGTVIGRGGRTAKALRTVIGSIGGRGVRVDIVDAY, from the coding sequence ATGCGGGCGCCGGCGACGCGAGCTGACGGGGCGCTCCGGCCCGCGCTGGAGCACCTCGTCAAGGGCATCGTCGACCACCCGGACGACGTGCGCGTCCGGCTCGTCGACTCGCGCCGCGGTAAGCGGCTGGAGGTGCGCGTCCACCCCGAGGACCTGGGAACGGTCATCGGGCGTGGCGGCCGCACCGCCAAGGCGCTGCGTACCGTGATCGGGTCGATCGGCGGGCGTGGCGTGCGAGTCGACATAGTCGACGCGTACTGA
- the rimM gene encoding ribosome maturation factor RimM (Essential for efficient processing of 16S rRNA) → MLLIIGHIARAHGVRGEVAVHVRTDEPEARFVPGAVLTTEISSKVRTAPADGAPVPAGAVRFEVPKKLTIETVRPHQDKLLVTFEGILDRDEAEAMKGVLLCVDSSEVAPLDDPDEFRDHELVGLTVVDTAGEKLGEVLRIDHAAASDLIVLKRAQGGTALIPFVRQIVPTVDVAGGRVVVDPPEGLLDL, encoded by the coding sequence ATGCTCCTCATCATCGGGCACATCGCTCGCGCGCACGGCGTGCGTGGCGAGGTCGCCGTGCACGTCCGCACGGACGAGCCCGAGGCGCGTTTCGTCCCCGGGGCGGTGCTGACCACCGAGATCTCCTCGAAGGTCCGCACCGCTCCGGCGGACGGCGCCCCGGTTCCGGCCGGCGCCGTGCGCTTCGAGGTGCCGAAAAAACTGACCATCGAGACGGTACGGCCGCATCAGGACAAACTGCTCGTGACGTTCGAGGGCATCCTCGACCGGGACGAGGCGGAGGCCATGAAGGGTGTCCTGCTCTGCGTGGACAGCTCCGAGGTCGCGCCGCTGGACGACCCGGACGAGTTCCGCGACCATGAGCTGGTCGGGCTGACCGTGGTCGACACCGCCGGCGAGAAGCTCGGCGAGGTGCTGCGGATCGACCACGCGGCCGCGTCCGACCTGATCGTCCTGAAGCGGGCGCAGGGCGGTACGGCGCTGATCCCGTTCGTCCGGCAGATCGTCCCGACGGTGGACGTGGCCGGCGGCCGGGTCGTGGTCGACCCGCCGGAAGGCCTGCTGGACCTGTAG
- a CDS encoding aminotransferase class V-fold PLP-dependent enzyme, which translates to MGTGDVRPPDSIAGARLLFSLDPAVSYLNHGTVGVTPIAVQRAQQRLRDEVELDPMRFYTRGLRDRVGHTRRHLATQFGADPDGTALIPNTTAGIAIVLQSMGLRAGDEILLTDHGYGSVAIAVARECRRTGAVARTVAVPLNAGDGEVVSLLRAAFTDRTRLLIVDQIASSTVKLFPLVPIVEAAHRANVAVLADGAHAPGMLPLAVDEIGADFWVGNLHKWAFAPRSVAMLTVAPRWRDRIEPLAVSWDHDDGFPANVESQGTLDYSPWLSAPTGLFVLRTLGHDRVRSHNAALAAYGQRVIGAALGLRATDLPDPGGAGIAMRVVPLPRGIASTDADAVALRHRIADKLGAAVGVNAWNSRGWLRISAQVYNQPDEYDRLAARLPALLTTGT; encoded by the coding sequence GTGGGCACTGGTGACGTACGGCCGCCGGACTCGATCGCCGGTGCACGACTGCTCTTCTCGCTGGATCCGGCCGTCTCCTACCTGAATCACGGCACGGTCGGCGTGACCCCGATCGCGGTGCAGCGCGCCCAGCAGCGCCTGCGCGACGAGGTGGAGCTGGATCCGATGCGGTTCTACACCCGGGGCCTGCGCGATCGGGTCGGACACACCCGCCGGCACCTGGCGACGCAGTTCGGCGCGGACCCGGACGGCACCGCGCTGATCCCGAACACCACCGCCGGCATCGCGATCGTGCTGCAGTCGATGGGCCTGCGAGCCGGCGACGAGATCCTGCTGACCGACCACGGCTACGGCTCGGTCGCGATCGCGGTCGCGCGGGAATGCCGCCGGACCGGTGCCGTGGCCCGCACGGTGGCCGTGCCGCTGAACGCCGGTGACGGCGAGGTGGTGTCGCTGCTCCGGGCCGCGTTCACCGACCGCACCCGCCTGCTGATCGTGGATCAGATCGCATCCTCCACGGTGAAGCTGTTCCCGCTCGTACCCATCGTGGAAGCCGCACACCGCGCGAACGTGGCGGTCTTGGCCGACGGCGCGCACGCCCCGGGCATGCTGCCACTGGCAGTCGACGAGATCGGCGCCGACTTCTGGGTCGGCAACCTGCACAAGTGGGCGTTCGCGCCACGCTCGGTGGCGATGCTGACGGTGGCACCGCGCTGGCGGGATCGCATCGAACCGCTCGCCGTCTCCTGGGACCACGACGACGGCTTCCCCGCGAACGTCGAATCCCAGGGCACGCTCGACTACAGTCCGTGGCTGTCCGCGCCCACCGGCCTCTTCGTACTGCGCACACTCGGTCACGACCGGGTCCGCTCCCACAACGCGGCACTCGCCGCTTACGGCCAGCGGGTGATCGGCGCCGCGCTCGGCCTGCGCGCCACCGATCTGCCCGACCCCGGCGGCGCCGGCATCGCGATGCGCGTCGTCCCGCTGCCGCGCGGCATCGCCAGCACCGACGCGGACGCGGTCGCCCTCCGCCACCGCATCGCGGACAAACTCGGCGCCGCGGTCGGCGTCAACGCGTGGAACTCCCGTGGCTGGCTGCGCATCTCCGCCCAGGTCTACAACCAACCCGACGAGTACGACCGCCTCGCCGCGCGCCTCCCCGCACTGCTCACGACAGGGACCTGA
- the trmD gene encoding tRNA (guanosine(37)-N1)-methyltransferase TrmD: protein MRVDVLTIFPDYFAPLSLSLIGKARTTGLLDVGVHDLREWTHDVHRTVDDTPYGGGPGMVMRPEPWGAAFDTLLPVPPEDLDVAPVLIVPTPAGERFSQALAADLAAEQRLIFACGRYEGIDQRVLEDAATRMRVREVSLGDYVLFGGEVAVLVMLEAVVRLLPGVIGNADSLTEESHANGLLEAPLYTKPAVWRGREVPEVLRSGDHGKIAKWRRAQSLLRTAAQRPDMLASAAPETLDKHDVATLTGAGFPVPEAGVAK from the coding sequence ATGCGCGTCGACGTACTGACGATCTTCCCGGACTACTTCGCCCCGCTCTCGCTCTCCCTGATCGGGAAGGCGCGGACCACGGGGTTGCTCGACGTGGGCGTGCACGACCTGCGGGAATGGACGCACGACGTGCACCGGACCGTTGACGACACGCCCTACGGCGGCGGGCCCGGCATGGTCATGCGGCCGGAGCCGTGGGGTGCCGCGTTCGACACGCTCCTGCCCGTACCGCCGGAAGATCTTGATGTTGCTCCGGTGTTGATCGTGCCGACGCCGGCCGGTGAGCGCTTCTCCCAGGCTCTCGCGGCCGATCTCGCGGCTGAGCAGCGGTTGATCTTCGCCTGCGGACGGTACGAGGGGATCGACCAGCGGGTGCTGGAGGACGCCGCGACCCGGATGCGGGTGCGTGAGGTCTCTCTCGGCGACTACGTGCTGTTCGGCGGCGAGGTCGCGGTGCTGGTGATGCTGGAGGCGGTCGTGCGGCTGCTCCCTGGCGTGATCGGGAATGCGGATTCACTGACCGAGGAGTCACACGCGAACGGCCTGCTGGAAGCGCCGCTCTACACGAAGCCGGCGGTCTGGCGCGGGCGCGAGGTGCCCGAGGTGCTGCGCTCCGGCGACCATGGCAAGATCGCCAAATGGCGGCGGGCGCAGTCCCTTCTGCGCACGGCCGCGCAGCGTCCGGATATGCTGGCCAGTGCCGCACCGGAGACGCTGGACAAGCACGATGTCGCCACGTTGACCGGGGCCGGATTTCCGGTGCCCGAGGCCGGTGTGGCAAAGTAG
- a CDS encoding M23 family metallopeptidase, with amino-acid sequence MNSTAPSLIILTVAALLPPGSAAVPSRSPARSGVHTASVSTARSSGARTTPAQATRPPDAESTPMPAPPPWSAQPAPMPATRRLDAQITPVAAPDSPVARAVPVQAAPFPNTGSSSPQTPSATAPPSAGGREASARGPSPGASAPAEGRYVWPLSGTFPPIVRRFDPPPQRWLSGHRGVDLGALPGTVVRSAGAGRVIFAGQVAGKGVVSVEHPGGLRTTYQPLHIAIAPGRLVTAGTPLGALTTGHPGCPVAACLHWGLRRGADYLDPLTLLALGRVRLLPRRPSP; translated from the coding sequence ATGAATTCCACCGCGCCCTCCCTCATCATTCTCACCGTGGCGGCGCTCCTGCCGCCCGGCAGCGCAGCTGTTCCTTCCCGCTCCCCCGCTCGCTCGGGCGTGCACACCGCATCGGTGTCAACGGCGCGCTCCTCCGGCGCCCGGACGACACCGGCGCAAGCAACTCGGCCGCCGGACGCGGAGAGCACACCGATGCCCGCGCCTCCACCCTGGAGTGCGCAGCCGGCACCGATGCCAGCAACTCGGCGGTTGGACGCGCAGATCACACCGGTGGCAGCACCGGATTCTCCGGTCGCGCGGGCCGTGCCGGTTCAGGCGGCACCGTTCCCGAACACCGGATCGAGCTCGCCGCAGACACCGTCGGCAACCGCACCACCGTCCGCCGGCGGCCGGGAAGCGTCGGCCCGCGGACCGTCTCCTGGTGCCTCCGCGCCGGCCGAGGGCAGGTATGTCTGGCCGTTGAGCGGAACGTTTCCGCCGATCGTCCGCCGCTTCGATCCGCCGCCGCAGCGTTGGCTCTCCGGCCATCGTGGTGTTGATCTCGGCGCTCTTCCCGGCACGGTCGTTCGTTCCGCCGGAGCCGGAAGGGTGATCTTCGCCGGTCAGGTCGCGGGCAAGGGCGTGGTGAGTGTCGAGCATCCCGGTGGCTTGCGCACTACCTATCAGCCGCTCCACATCGCAATCGCGCCCGGCCGGCTCGTGACCGCCGGGACTCCGCTAGGCGCGCTGACCACCGGTCATCCCGGCTGTCCCGTCGCAGCCTGCCTGCACTGGGGTCTACGCCGAGGAGCCGACTACCTCGACCCTCTGACGCTCCTCGCGCTCGGCCGAGTCCGCCTCCTCCCACGACGGCCAAGCCCTTGA
- a CDS encoding DUF2469 domain-containing protein, which produces MSAEDLEKYETEMELQLYREYRDIVRQFSYVVETERRFYLANHVDLHVRNSDGEVYFEVEMQDAWVWDMYRPARFVKNVRVMTFKDVNVEELEKPEISLPTDTGFPS; this is translated from the coding sequence ATGAGCGCAGAAGATCTCGAGAAGTACGAGACCGAGATGGAGCTGCAGCTCTATCGGGAGTACCGCGACATCGTCCGCCAGTTCTCCTATGTGGTCGAGACTGAACGGCGCTTCTACCTCGCCAACCACGTCGACCTGCACGTCCGCAACTCGGACGGCGAGGTCTACTTCGAGGTCGAGATGCAGGACGCCTGGGTCTGGGACATGTACCGGCCGGCCCGCTTCGTCAAGAACGTGCGCGTGATGACCTTCAAGGACGTCAACGTGGAGGAGCTGGAGAAGCCGGAGATCTCGCTGCCGACGGACACCGGCTTCCCCAGCTGA